A region of the Drosophila ananassae strain 14024-0371.13 chromosome XL, ASM1763931v2, whole genome shotgun sequence genome:
ATAAGAAGAATTTAAGGGGTAGCAGGTGATTATGGGTATGGAAAGGTAGATATTCATACCCGGTACTCCTCAGACTCTATAATAGATGGTTTTTATGTCCTATAGGTCTTTTCTATATTTATTTCATAAGGATTCTTATTTAACACCAAGCTATGAGAGTTTATCTTATTGTCTATGtggtttttgtttcaaatataAGCTTTACATCCTAAAAAAtgatatgatacccggtacttttgCCTAGAAATAGAAGTTATGGACTTCTAAACCCTATTTTTATAATCtataaagtaaaatatatCCCTTTATAGACCATTGAAGACTTTATACTGCTGGTGGGCACGCTGGTGGCCTTCATAGCCTTCATACTTTGGTGTTGCTTTCCCATCCAACCCAAGGTAAGTCCATAATTTCttaaaagtaataataatatatcGAATCTGACCATTAGGAACCGGGACCGCATCGCCAGTTTACCTGCAAAATCATCCAGAATCCCATCAAGGCCTTCGACGCGGCCCCCACCACTGAGGAGGCGGCCAATGCGGCTGGAAGTAGCTCGACCTCTGGTGCCACCGGAGGCAACACCTCCAGCTGCATGCAGTACAATGGCAGCTCCTCCAGCGGTAGCTACAGCAAAAATGGCACCGTTGCCATGCACAACTACTATGTCAAGAATGGACATCACTGCTGCACCTAATTGTGGGATGGAAgtcccatcatcatcatcgatagcaccaccaccatcaccagTAGTATCACTAGCCATCGCCCATGTCCAAGGCTGGGCGATGCTGCTTAGTTATCGCTGCTCATTGTGGCGCTTTGATCCTTGCTACCATTTAGAGAGCACAGTCATCCGTATGCGGCCAGCATATCGATTAGGATTTGTGCCAATTGGTTCGAAGACAGGTTGTTAGGCAGCAGCTGAAAGCTGTAACAGGCACATTTGAATTGTAATTGCTCAGACTGATTTGTTTACGGAGGAACAGGATGATCAGGCGGaacaggaggaggaggaaaacAGGCTTGCAGGAcaacagacacacacacacacttgtgTATTAGTTTCTAACAGGTTTCTAAAACTTGTGCGAGATGTTGtattgtgttttttgtgtgtgtattgATTTTATAGAGATCAGAATGCACACTCTAACTCTTAAGTACTAAGCACGCGTGGCAGCATCTCTCTCCTAACTTCCAATTTCCCCCCCTTTTGATCCCGATTCGATGCCgaaatattccaaaaatcCAAGACATTTTGCCCACAATGCGAGTgagcaaacaaaacaagaaacaaaaacGATTTAATCTcccataaataataatatatatatatataaatatctcTAAGATACACACCAATGGATTAGAatagtatttttttccttaaatcgctattgattttctttataattgctaattaataattgtatttgtatttgaatTAATTGTTCGTCATGTGTAAAATGTGTGTGGTGTATATTTATTGTATGTTAGCCGATATTTGATCTCATTTAATGATTCTTttgtgtgtttattttttttgtgatgtATAACTCCAAGATAATTCCGACAACACACTCCATCACTCCTCCACTGCGCGTAGGGCTTGTAAAtccctctaaaaaaaaaaaaacaaaaatataaaatacaagAAAGCAAAGTGAAAGCCAATCAAGGTGtgtgtttatatatatattataagtaTCAGGTGGGAAGGAGACCTTTGCAGCCAATCAAATTCCACTCGAGAGTGCCCcacttgaagaaaaaaaaccagCGATTTGATAATATTTGTCTtagaatatatttataaattaataacaatGGTATCAATGGGTGTCATTATCAAGGGTTAACAAATATTTCCTAAAGGTTACTCATACAGCGGAATATCAACAGATCGtctttgtaattttattatattttctttgtttttaatagatattttatgattttattatattttgtattttaaggACCCTCGGCAGGAAGATGTTTTGTGTTTAATTTGGCGGGCACTTAGTATCTTAACTGCTAGTATCTCGTTTTGGGCTTTGGCAACGTTTCTCGGTTCAAACATTTGTGGATCGTCCTACTGGCTACtgggatatatatatatacatggatatactatatatatactatatatatacactATATACAATGCTGTCGCTGTTATCTAATCTAAACCTAAAGAAGACAGTCTTACGTAATAATCAAAGCGTAAACTattcatataaaaaacaaacaaaaaaaaaatatatatatataagaatatataataatatatatatagaggaTAATCTCCTGGTGCCAGCACCagtatttctttcttttttctaGTTTTGTGGCCAGGACTAACTGCTGCAGACGCGTGGGAAGAAGACATTCATTTCGATCAGGATCTGAAGGACTATGAAGACGGCGTAGACCGAGAAGAGGGCCACGCCCACTCGCTTGGTGAGGCGATAGCCGCTGAAGCTGAGGATGACGAACAGGGCGATGGTGGAGatgatcaggatcaggatatTGTACTCGATGCCCTGGGTGCCCACCTGCTGGGGCTCTCCGCTACTGTAATGGATGCAGTTCTTGATGAACCATGGCACGCCCAAGGACAGCAGGATGGCCAGCGAATTGGCGCCCAGCGAGTTCGAAACTCCAATACCATTTTcacctaaaaatatataattttttattaaataattatctTACTTTTCAGGTTAAAAAAAACTCACCATTCCTTAAGGAAATTAAACTAGAAACTGCCTCCGGCATCGTAGATCCTGCGGCCAGGAATGTGAGGCCCATCACAATGGTGGGCACATGAATAGCCACACCGAAGGCCGTCAACATCCAGACAATCAGATAGGCATTGGCGCCAATGCACAGGATGCACATGATGAAGGACAAAGGATACAGGCGAcggtacttcatgggatgtgGAATCACCCAGGACAGGGTGAACTTAATAGGGAAGACGAAGATCCACCAGAACTTCATGAGACAAGTGGCATCATGGGGATAAACATAAATGCTCTGCGGCATATCATCCTCATCGTCCTCGCCATTcccttttaaaaataatataaattataaataatatttaaacaaaaaaaatatttaaagaaaaagaaacctACAGTGCTTGGGATGCGTGAGATTGGCAGTGGAGGACATGGATGAGGTATTCTCCGGAAGGTTAACCACAAAAAGACCATCTCCTGACAGGGGATCCTTCTTAAGAGGCAGCTGAGCCTTGGCACTGTTCTCTGGGGGTTCCGTGAGGtctaaaaaattgtttaaaaaatagttttttgttaattaaatataaactaaaaaagaaaaaccaaacTCACCATATCGCGTTGAGAAACAGCAGTTCATACGATCCTCAATAAACACCCGAATCGCTGGCATAAACTTGTTATTATTGAAGGTAATCAGATAGTAGAGCACCAGAAATCCCATCATAATGCAGGACTCTGTGAAGGATATGCTGCCGCCCCAGGCCAACACCAGCAGGATAATcgtattgaaaatataaataaaacaatccCTGGCAATGGGCCACCAATCCAATTGTACGGGCTGGAAATATTGGGTATTCCTTGAGATTAGTCACTAGTCATTGAGTTTATAATTCATAAATTAGTTATTCTTATGGTGCTTTGATTAGGAACGGTCTTATCGATCGGGGTAATTTACAAAGTACTTTGAATATGAATGGAAAAGATTATTTTTAGAAGAGTATGTCATTGAATATCAACTGATACGATGGAAGGAAGTGTTTGTCTTTTCAACTTTTCAATTTCTGATTGGTTTATCCTTATTATATGGCTATGATTCATTTACAAGAAATGTCTAAACTCTAGACTCTTAATGACTCACCTTTTCAATAGCCAGAGCCGCTAGTCCCGCCACTCCCAGGGTATTGAACATCAAAGATCCGATAATCGTCCCGAGACCCATATCCGAATCCAAGATCAAGGTACTAATGGTGTTCGTAAAGAACTCTGGCATGGAGGTGGCTGTGGCCATAAAAGTGGCAGCTGCCACATTCTTGGACAGATGCAGATCCTCGCAGATGCACTCGACCGTGGGCAGGAAGTAATCATTGCAGATGATCGCCAGAAggataaagaaataaattgcAGCAAAAACGTGCAAGACAACCCAGCCCTGGCGAAGTTGTTCCACTGTGCAGgagtaaataaattaattaaattaagtatTAACTgattaataaaacaataaactaTTTCCCTTTACCACCAAAGGGATCTAAGCCGCCTCTACCCCCAGATCTCCCAATCAAAAAATCACTTGGCAATGGATTAGATATCGATCCCCCCACTACCTAGTCAGTCATTCCCTAATTTTAGGTCTAAGCTTTTAGTTCATATgggtatatatttttcatttttcttcaACCAGTTGTGAAATCTTATCGGCTCGGGGGCTCTTATTAAAATCTAGACCCGTTCCCTCCACAGATATCGCCATACATCTGGGTTGTAAGTGGTCTGTAGTGTGAATGCTATTCAAGTTCAAAACCGATAAGACTTTCCCAAATGACAGTCTCGcgtgtccgtttgtccgtgtgtccgcttgtccgtgtgtccgtgtgtccgcttgtccgtaaGTAACTCCTCCAATCTCCTGCTTTCTGGTGATGACTCTATAAACAGACTATGCAGGCGTTACTGCCTGATTTATTGGCCATTGAATTGGATTCTTATCAGTTTTGTGGTAAACTGATAGCCAAGCAGGAAAGACATTGGGCCAAGACAACGGACatgcggacaagcggacataCGGACATGCGGACATGCGGACACACGGACAAGTTCAAGTTCATCCGGTAATCCGGTAGTTTAGGTCATCTTATCTATAAGAAATAAGGAACTTACCCGTGAATAGGTCGGCGAACTCGTCCATGGGGGAGCCCTCATCTTCGCCAGGACACGAGGCACGTGGCAGGATGTCCAGGAGTAGCTGCTCGTCAAAATACCGTAAAGATGTCTCCAAGAAACTTGTCTCGTTGCCAGCTGGAATcaagaaaccaaaaaaaaaaaacaattaatcaATTTGTCATCAGACTTTTGTGAGATCTTATATCTCAAACCTGGAGTCTTTTGGAAAAATCAGCGGAACGATAAGATTAAGTTTCagaaaaaagcacaaaaaCGAACTGAAATCAGACTGACATCGCAATCAAAATCGAATAATCAGGCAATCattagatatttttgaaaatcaaaGGGTATATTCGACTATAGAATCTGTTATTTTTTGATTAGTTACATTATTTCTCATTTAAAGTGAAATTTATTCAAAGAGATACTGtcttttaagtttaaatatatttttcattattcaTTTAAGTGTTTAACTTATAGTTGAGTTAAAAATTTATAGCCTAGACACCTTTTTTCACCTAATTCTAGCTTTTATTTCCAGTTTCATAACAAAATTATCACTAGACATGAAAATAGAACAGAAATCTCTAAACGTGAGTGGGATATTATGAATATTACGATTTAATCTGCTtggaaataatattcattttgttgtaaattataaatatttaaatatattaatatattgcTTAAAagatttactttttttttggattttaagtAACCAGTTTTTATTGGTAAAGttttaaaggaaaaaaaaactaaataattgcTTAAGAAATcatttagaaaataatataaaaactaaataaattaataaagcTCATTTCTACAACTGCCTATCGATTTTAATCGAGGTTTGGGCTTAACTTAATCGATATCTTATCGATCTTAATCGATATTTGCTTATAACTTTTGAAAGTTAAATTTCTAGAAGACTTAAGAACCTAGTTTTAGAAAATGCCTATCGATTTTAATCGATTGTTGCTCTCAACTTTCGAAGATCTAAATTCTAGAACCATTCTAAGAATTCTAAGAAccttaaagtttaaaaagaaatgtaaaaaagaAGAGTCTACTTGGAATAATCTCTAAATGATCGATATAAAAAGTTATAGCCCTCTAATCTTTTGAAGGCATTTTTGGATAAATGTTCGTGGGATCATCGTTAGTCACAGACACCGTTTAGTGACTATTATGATTTCATTATAATTTCTGGAGTTCGCACGAAAAGCCATAAGGCCCAGAACtcggaaaaacaaaaacattccATACCGAATCGTGGTCAGATAACCAATTATATAGCCGTTTGGCTGCAATTAAGTCGGATGCCAGTTAGCTGTGAGTTCTGATTGGCAGTAAATTTGATTCATTTGGAGATTTTACAgtattgttgttattattatattattatttttttattaaacctGATACCagtttgtttatattttgttttcacaTTTTTGCCATTTAAGTTTTTAGCGGGAAGCAGCAATTGCATTGACGGCCCAAAATAAATCCGACAGTCATGGACACTTTGTACGACGACGATGACGCTCTGATGATGATcatttgtttatgtttgtcTGGCTTTGTTTTGTGTAATTGTTTTATGATATATACCCCCCCTAGATTGTACTCCCATAGACCACAGGGTAGGAGGTTTTTCCTTATCGTACCACCTTACTTTTCATTGTAGAGTCCCCCATTCCTTTTTGGCAGGGTCGGGGCCGGACTTTTGGGCTCTTTTCTCGAGTCTCGGACTAGGGTCTGGGGGTCTGGGGTCTGTGGGCCAGTTTTGTTATCATTCATATCATTTTATACACCCCCTCATAGCCAGCCAGTTTGTCAGCCATCagtacaaatacaaatacgaATACAACCATTAATTGCCAATGCCAGTCGCATTCGCTGGCATTTCGTTTTCACTTAaccaggttttttttttgttgaccaAGTCCCTCTTCCCGGTAGAGAGATACTCGTATCAGCTCCATGTCGACATCTCGGGTAATAATATCACTGATAAGCTGATCAGGGGCActaattaataatttgtttgtgatcacaaacgaTGCGAAAACGTGATGCGAAAATTTAGATCGTACTTCGAAAAAGGGACTTGGAAGGGCTCTTTTTTTGAGggcttgtccgtctgtccgttggCCTGTCCGTGAGTTTGGGAGGTTATAAATCAAATACTAAAGGTAAGAGCCATAACTTGCTTGAAACCTGTAagatttcttaaaatatttaagaaaaactgCAGAATCCTTTCATTTATGATGCCATGTCCGCGTGTCCGTTAGTTTGTCCGCGAGTTTGAGAGTCTATAGCTCTTATACTATAAAAATCACATTAaaactttcttttttaaattaaaacctCTTTCTTTAACTTCTCAAAATTACtaatttttatagaaatctaaaagaaaacaaagctTTAAACTCTCCTTGAGAAAATAAGGCCACTGCTGTTTTCTTTTTACAACTTTTAGGCCTTAGATTGagtaaactttaaaaaaaaaaacttgttttgaattgaaatggttttggtttctttggtttttttttttttgttgctgaaGTGACGTCAGCAACCTCTTGACCCGATTTCAAGAAACTTCTTCTAAATTCACGTGCGAGATACGCTCGATGGCGGCACTTGATTTgcaattgtttctttttttattagaaCTGTGCAACACGCAACTGTTGCAGCTGCAACATTGTTCacaattaaattgaataattaaaaaaataaatataaaaataaaaaaagaagacaAAGCTGGGCGATCTTACATACTCCCTGCTCTCAGACCACCACTCAGATTCAGTGGGTCAGATGGCCGATTGAAGTTGCAACCACAATTATGGGCTTTCCACGCGCCACTTGCACTTGCCACTCGCATGACTCGCAATGAGACTCGCCGAGAAGAAAAGTCTTGACTAACTGGCTGGGACTAACACGGGGACTGGGATACCGACTTGGCATTGCATCTGGCAATGGAATGCAACTACCAACTcggagtggcaagtggcagaACGTGTCGCCGACTAGCCAGGGCCCCAAAGGCCCGAAGTCAGAGCCGAGCAAACGAGTTTATTGAACTTGTTTTTGGCCCGGAGACACACACActaagcacacacacacaaaacacacacTCTAAACACACTTTAAACAATTGCCGGGAAAAGTGAAGAATTTTCTTcaacctcaaaaaaaaaaataaataaaaataaggagAAAAATAGGTCACTGTCAGATACTATGTTTAGGGCTTTAAATAgagtttttaagtttaaaaactAATAAGTTTGagtataataatattaaaattattgtgtttaaatattatttaagaaGTCTTAGAGAGAgatcttttataaaaattcattaaaaggtttatattttgtaataaattATAGGCAGTTACAAAAATAGTTCATAAATCATTTAGATCTCGTAGATCCTAGTCTATATATCTTATTATTAtccataaaataaatcaaaaaactataattaaatttctagtaaatatataatttctcTAAGTGAAAAACGCTTATGAGATGCTTTTGGAAAACCCAGAGCTTCGAAAGCCAGCCCAGAGACAAAGTAactctggctctggcttaCTCGATAAAAACGTACTTGCGGAAATCGGGGAAATTTGTTTGTGGCTTAGACCCAAAGCCCTATTCGATCAGGGCTATATCGGCGATTAAGGGGGAAGGCCCAGACATAGCCCACAGCCCCAGACCTAGAGAGACCCCGCCCACAAAATACTATATAGTAGTTATAAGTATGAATCCAATGCGATCGGAAATATTGTGCAATTTTACGCTACCAAGGCCCATCGACTGCTTGGTAATCGATAATCGTCGAAgctatgtttgttttttatttttattttttgtttctttgttccAATTACCCAAAGCCAGCGAGGGTAGCCAGAAGAGTTCCCATTCCACTTTACAGATCCCCCCCCCTTTTTGTAAAATGCAAATGCTAAAAAGCCTGGCTAATTGTTTggtaaatacaatttattggTTCGCCGCCAGTTATATGGCTATGAGCCTTCACTGGCCAACAAAACTTGGCTTTAGACCCACTGacccaatttatttttttatctttaattGTAAATAGGAAATGCCAGGCGAAGCATTTAATTCCAGAGACTCCAATGTGTAATTAAAACGTCCGATTAAATTAATATCCGATGCTAAGAGTGTCAATGGTTGTGAATTATTTGCAATTAATTTCTGTTTAATTTAGACCCCTATCTAGTACTTGTAGTAGGTaaattgtaaacaaataaGAATTGTATAAGCCATGTAGTTTTCAACAAAATAAGCAATATATCTTCATAATAATTTAAAGTATACCCTCGTTTAGTCGTGACTCCCCCACcaacatttattaaataatttttcaggAAAACTCGACTTTGTCCAACGATTACCG
Encoded here:
- the LOC6504693 gene encoding sodium/potassium/calcium exchanger 2 isoform X2, producing MHRTGALFLGLGLILCGSLITHTEAKAGNETSFLETSLRYFDEQLLLDILPRASCPGEDEGSPMDEFADLFTVEQLRQGWVVLHVFAAIYFFILLAIICNDYFLPTVECICEDLHLSKNVAAATFMATATSMPEFFTNTISTLILDSDMGLGTIIGSLMFNTLGVAGLAALAIEKPVQLDWWPIARDCFIYIFNTIILLVLAWGGSISFTESCIMMGFLVLYYLITFNNNKFMPAIRVFIEDRMNCCFSTRYDLTEPPENSAKAQLPLKKDPLSGDGLFVVNLPENTSSMSSTANLTHPKHWNGEDDEDDMPQSIYVYPHDATCLMKFWWIFVFPIKFTLSWVIPHPMKYRRLYPLSFIMCILCIGANAYLIVWMLTAFGVAIHVPTIVMGLTFLAAGSTMPEAVSSLISLRNGENGIGVSNSLGANSLAILLSLGVPWFIKNCIHYSSGEPQQVGTQGIEYNILILIISTIALFVILSFSGYRLTKRVGVALFSVYAVFIVLQILIEMNVFFPRVCSS
- the LOC6504818 gene encoding uncharacterized protein LOC6504818, whose amino-acid sequence is MTPFDDFVYLINHVLLGEEPTIEDFILLVGTLVAFIAFILWCCFPIQPKEPGPHRQFTCKIIQNPIKAFDAAPTTEEAANAAGSSSTSGATGGNTSSCMQYNGSSSSGSYSKNGTVAMHNYYVKNGHHCCT
- the LOC6504693 gene encoding sodium/potassium/calcium exchanger 4 isoform X3; this translates as MDEFADLFTVEQLRQGWVVLHVFAAIYFFILLAIICNDYFLPTVECICEDLHLSKNVAAATFMATATSMPEFFTNTISTLILDSDMGLGTIIGSLMFNTLGVAGLAALAIEKPVQLDWWPIARDCFIYIFNTIILLVLAWGGSISFTESCIMMGFLVLYYLITFNNNKFMPAIRVFIEDRMNCCFSTRYDLTEPPENSAKAQLPLKKDPLSGDGLFVVNLPENTSSMSSTANLTHPKHWNGEDDEDDMPQSIYVYPHDATCLMKFWWIFVFPIKFTLSWVIPHPMKYRRLYPLSFIMCILCIGANAYLIVWMLTAFGVAIHVPTIVMGLTFLAAGSTMPEAVSSLISLRNGENGIGVSNSLGANSLAILLSLGVPWFIKNCIHYSSGEPQQVGTQGIEYNILILIISTIALFVILSFSGYRLTKRVGVALFSVYAVFIVLQILIEMNVFFPRVCSS
- the LOC6504693 gene encoding sodium/potassium/calcium exchanger 2 isoform X1, with the protein product MRVASASGAWKAHNCGCNFNRPSDPLNLSGGLRAGTGNETSFLETSLRYFDEQLLLDILPRASCPGEDEGSPMDEFADLFTVEQLRQGWVVLHVFAAIYFFILLAIICNDYFLPTVECICEDLHLSKNVAAATFMATATSMPEFFTNTISTLILDSDMGLGTIIGSLMFNTLGVAGLAALAIEKPVQLDWWPIARDCFIYIFNTIILLVLAWGGSISFTESCIMMGFLVLYYLITFNNNKFMPAIRVFIEDRMNCCFSTRYDLTEPPENSAKAQLPLKKDPLSGDGLFVVNLPENTSSMSSTANLTHPKHWNGEDDEDDMPQSIYVYPHDATCLMKFWWIFVFPIKFTLSWVIPHPMKYRRLYPLSFIMCILCIGANAYLIVWMLTAFGVAIHVPTIVMGLTFLAAGSTMPEAVSSLISLRNGENGIGVSNSLGANSLAILLSLGVPWFIKNCIHYSSGEPQQVGTQGIEYNILILIISTIALFVILSFSGYRLTKRVGVALFSVYAVFIVLQILIEMNVFFPRVCSS